CCTTCTTCCAGGTACATCATGGGTCCATGGGGTGCCCCTTCTCTTGGACAAGCTGGGTGTCCATGGGGTGCTCCTTCTTCCAGGTAAGTTGGAGGTCCATTTGGTTCCCTTTCTCCCAGGCAGGTTGAGGATCCATGGGGTGACCCTTCTTCCAACTAGACTTGAGATCCATGTGGTGCCCCTTCTCCCAGGAAGGTTGGGGGTCCACGGGGTGCTCCTTCCCTTGGAGTCCATAGGACACCCGTTCTACCCATTCCTGCCCCTAGCTGGCAGCGTCGAGGGTCTGAAACTTCTGCCGCAGGTCCCTGACGAGGCCGTGGCGCAGTGGCTCGGGGCTGCCGGGGGTCTCGGGGCAGCGCCGCCGGTACTCCTCGGAAGCCTGGTAGGCTTTGCAGCGCTCCACCACCGCCTTCAGGCAGATCTTCTCCCGCGTGGTGGGCGAGCGGATCTGCACATAGGCCGGGGGCTCTGGCAGCcgctccagcaccagcacccgCTGCCCCGGACCCAGGGGGGCTTCGGCCGCCACCCACAGCGCCCCGTCACTGCTGTACCGCGCTGGCGCCGGGCTCGGGGTGTTGGAGCCCCCGTTGGCCTCAGCACTGCGGCTCCGGCCGCTGCCCCGCTCCTTCCCGGCTGGGCGCCCACCACGGCCGGGACCCTCGGGCGCCGAGCGGCTGCGGCTCAccagcggcggccgcggggcacCGAAACGGGCACGGAGCTCCCGCACATCGGGCCAGGCAAAGGGTTCGGTGCCCACGGGGCTCGAGGGGCTGCGGGGGGCACGTGGGGACGGGGACGCCACCAGTGCCTCGTCCTGCGGCACAGCCAGCGaaggggtgctgggggggggggtccccgtCCTCCTGCGGCGGCAGCGGGGGGCGGCGGGTGCCGGCCCGGCGGCTCTTGATGCGGAGGCTGTACTGCCGTGCCAGCTGGTACACCTTGGTGCCCAGATGAGGGGGTGTCAGTAGCAGCTGcgggggtggccctgggggtgACACCGCGGTGCCCACGTCATCGTCCTCCAGGATGAGCAGCGGCTCAGGGGGCTGTGCCCCgttctcctggcacagctctggtgcctcgggctgggtggggggCTCAGGGCTCTCGGGGGGCCGTGGGAGCCCATTGAGACGGCACACGGAGCTCCGCACCAGCCCCTTAGGGATGAAGGAGAGGCTCTCGCGGCGGCGCACCCCAAAACCGGCATCACGGTGCTCGGCATGGCCATAGTAGCTCTTGATCTTGTCGAGGAGCAGGCGGTCCCGGTTGGAGAGCAGCGATTCCCGGCGGGCTCTGATGAAGGGCTCGGGCGAGGGGATGGCACTGCGGGACTCCCCGGGCTCCGCGGATTCGAGCTGGGGGCCTCCATCCAGACTGagggtgctgccaccatggctGGGGGTGCGTCCCAGGGTCCCCTCCAACGCCAGGCTGCTCCTTCGGGACaagctgctgccgccgccgaaCCGCTCAGCGATGACGCTGGCCTGGTCCAGCACTGAGGGTGGCAGGATGCTGGCggctccttccctctcctcctcctcctcctcctcctcgctgcTCAGCACCTGCAAATCCTCTGCAGCGTGCTCCGGTTCCCTGTCCCCACTGGGCAGCGCCAGGGTCCCCaccagggatggggatttggggacctTGGGgtgctccccagcactgctgttaGGGGTGTGGCTGCTGGGTCCCTGGGCACTCCTGGGTGGGGGCCGGGGGGTCGCACTGACCTTCTCACAGCTCCCTGGCCCCCAGCTGCTCGGCCGCTTGGGTCCCTCCAGCACCCATGGGTGTTCCCCAGCCTGGGCAAGACAAATGTGGGGAGTCATGAGATGGGGGGTCACCCAGGTGCTCTGAGCAGGATAAATCCCAGCCAAGCCATAGGGTCTTGGgagggggcactgggagcaatATGGGGTGCCCTGGAGTGGTGTGGGATGTCCTGGTAGTGAGACGGGGGTAGCCCAGGAGTGATGTGGAAGTGCTCCAGAAGTGATCTGGGGTGCTCTGCATGCCCTCCCTGGGGTTTGAAGGGCTGGTGTGGGTacctgctcctcctggggctCCAACAGCAGatctccagaccctggcagctcctcctggcAGTCCTTGCCCAAagtctcctcttcctcctcctcctcttcctctgccacCATGCCTTCAACCGCCGCCCAGGCTCTGGGGTGCTGGCGTGGCTCCCCCACTTCCAGGAGCGCCCCGTCGCTGCCGGTGTTCTGTGTGGGGGTGAGCGCCGGGCTCAGCGCcccgtgccagggctggagggacTGGGCACCCCAACCCACCACACCCGGCCTTAccttcagccctgccagccgggacagagaaaagcagagattaGTGGAGAGAGCACCCATAATTCCCCCCCATGGCCCCCAGACACCCCCTCTGCCTGCCACACCAGTGCAGTGGTCGTGCCAGCTCACCTTGCTCGCCCAGGTGCCACAGGTTGTGCTTGGTGGGCTCTGGGGGGAGGGGAGGTGACAGTGGCAtcatccccgtgtcccccaacTCATCAGCACCCCGAGCCCCCTGATCCCGTCCGTGGTCCACACCCGACTGCCTGcgccccccgtgtccctgcagccGCTCCAGCAGCGTCTCCGTGTGCCCCTGGTGCTGGAAGGGCTCTGTGGGAACAGGGACGAGGCACCAtcagcacccagtgccaccctcccTATGGGCTTTGGTGTCACCCAGCCACAGCTTGGCCCTGGTGAAGGGGTGACGGTGGGGTAGTGTGGTGGGAACACACAGGACAGCAGGAACACTGCTGACATGTGGCTCTCACCAGACTGACGGCGTCCCTGGAGTGGCTCGGTGGCAGTGTCAcccaggggctggcaggacCAGCTCTTCTTCAGGCGCTCAGGGCTGCAGCGGGGCAGGCCTGGGGgatctgtggggacagggaatgacaccagggaaaatgggggggatgGAGTAGGGCAGAGAGGGAATGATAGGGCACTGGTGACACTTACAGAACAGATCCATCTCCAGGATGGCTTCCTTAGCCTAGgtggagggaggatggagacAAATCGGGCAAAGGTGGGGTACAGCTGCCCCCCTTCGCTGTGCTGGGGGGTCCCTGGTGTCACTGAGGTGCCCACCCCACCAACCTCACCTTTTGGGGGATGGTGGCGTGGTGGTTCTCCAGGATGAGCCGCTTGATATGGTGAGTCCACACACGCTTCTCCTCCACACTCTTGGCctgaggggcacagggagggcgGTGGGGTCAGGCAGGGGGTTCcagagtgtccccagggtgACCCCCACCCCATGCTCCCCTacctgcaggctgtgctgctgcttcccgtGTTTGTAGTGTGCCAGGCTGAAGCACAATGAGTCCCGCGTGCTCTCAATCAGCATCAGCGAGGAGCACTGCCAGGAGAGGCATCAACATCCCTGGAACTTcccaccccagcacccaccGGGGTCCCTGGCACTCACTGGGCTCCGCTGTTCCCAGCATTCCCCAGTTCCCCCAACCCCAGCACTCACTGGGCTTCCTGGCACCCaccctgtccctccatcccaggCATTCACAGGAGTCTCTGGTACCCAGTGGGCTCCCCACCCCTGTCACCCTCAGTCTCCTGTCCTTATCCCGCACCGGGATGTGGCTCTTGTAGACATAATGGTCACCACGGCGCTTGGTGATGAGCAGGGCCTTGTCGAAGAGGAAGAGGGCACGGTCGTGGCGCACCCGCTGTGCCCGAAATGTGccctccagcaccagctccccGTAGCTTGTCAGGTCcggccccttccagcccagcagcagcgaCTGGATCTCCTGCACGGACATAGAGACAGGGGCGTCAGCACCCCTGCCACGGTCCCCATCTCATGTCACCTGATGCCACCCACCGGCCCTGTGGTGTCTCCCTGGTGTCCCCCCAGTGCCCACCTGCTGGCGGATGGCGTGCTCGTGCTTGCGCTTCATGTCATTGATGTACCAGGCCACGCAGGTCATGGTGTCGATGGCCTCCAGCACCAGTTCGTAGTCATCCCCTGCCTTGTGCTCAAAGTGCCTGGCGATCTCCTGGGCACAGCACGTGGCATCAGGACATGGGAACGTGCCGTGCCAGGTGCCTGGACTGCTCCAGGCACCCAAgccatgtccctgtgccacccctggtAGCTGGGCTAGGCCAGATGCCCGCAGCCCCTCCCTGTGTcaccccaggctgtgccaggcgCCCACGCCACAGCAGGTGCCCACACCGTGTCGTTCCGGGTGCCAGGCActcacctggagcagcaggtggtACTTGAGGATCCTCTGGACAGGCTTAAGCAGGTAGGCCCCGAGGGGCAGCGCATGGcgcagctgctcctggcattCCCGCAGGAACCGTGCCTGGACCTTGCTCCTCATGCACTCGGTCAGTGCTGCCACCGAGCTgcgggcagggagggggctCAGATCCCTGCCCACCTGTGCGCCCCCTGCCCACCTCTCTGCTcacccagctcagctgtgccccCTACCCACCTGGGGTAGTTGTTGCAGTACTGGGTGTAGATGGCAAATTCCTGGCTCTGGAGGTAAGGAGAACACAGTGAGAGCTTGGCATGACCACGTGtccccctcggtgtccccacAAGGCTCCCTGTGCCCTTACCCGGGTGACGAAGCACACGGCTACAGCCACGGGGTCATTGGcgcagctctccaggttttgCAGGAGGGTGCTGGGGAGCACAGAGAGGACAGGGTGACCACAGCCCCCCACACACCCACAGGACAGGGTCACACCCCTGTCACCTCCCAGTGGCACCTGCTCCCCCACCTGCTGAGCTCGTAGATGTCCTCGATGTTCCCGAAGAGCGCGCTGACCTGCTCTGGTCGCAGCACCGGCTCCTCCGCGTCGATGATCTTGCCCAGGTAACCCTGCCAGGTACCCACGGTGGCACCATTGCACCCCTAGACCCCACACTACGTCTAAGGGGTGTGCCCCCGTGTGCCCCCTGGCACCCACCTCCACGATGCTGCGCAGGTCACGGGCGTAGGTGCGCTCTGACTCCACGATCTCCTGCACCACGCGGTCCAGGTAGCTGGGCTTGGACCCGGGACCCCCGAAAGCTGCCAGGGGGTGCCCACCGCGGGCACCCGGCCACCCCCCCGGGGACGCGTTGTTGTTGGCGTTGTGGAGCCCCTCGGCCCACGCCTCGGTCCTGGTGCCAGGCGGATCCTCCATGGCACAGCCGGGCTccgggctcagggcagggcgCTGCGGGCACGCGGGCACCGGCATCCCGGCATCCCCTGGCACCAGTGGGGCACAGGGCGGCTCTGGGGGGAGAATGGTGGGTTAGGGGGTGTGGAGAGCCCCCAGATATGGCTGGCATGTGGCACCAAGGGAGTTCCTGGTGAAGAGTCCTGATAGCCAAACCCTCTATGCCAAGGGGTGCTAGCTtcccccaaccccaaaaatccctgggTA
The window above is part of the Vidua macroura isolate BioBank_ID:100142 chromosome 6, ASM2450914v1, whole genome shotgun sequence genome. Proteins encoded here:
- the PLEKHG3 gene encoding LOW QUALITY PROTEIN: pleckstrin homology domain-containing family G member 3 (The sequence of the model RefSeq protein was modified relative to this genomic sequence to represent the inferred CDS: deleted 1 base in 1 codon) codes for the protein MPVPACPQRPALSPEPGCAMEDPPGTRTEAWAEGLHNANNNASPGGWPGARGGHPLAAFGGPGSKPSYLDRVVQEIVESERTYARDLRSIVEGYLGKIIDAEEPVLRPEQVSALFGNIEDIYELSSTLLQNLESCANDPVAVAVCFVTRSQEFAIYTQYCNNYPSSVAALTECMRSKVQARFLRECQEQLRHALPLGAYLLKPVQRILKYHLLLQEIARHFEHKAGDDYELVLEAIDTMTCVAWYINDMKRKHEHAIRQQEIQSLLLGWKGPDLTSYGELVLEGTFRAQRVRHDRALFLFDKALLITKRRGDHYVYKSHIPCSSLMLIESTRDSLCFSLAHYKHGKQQHSLQAKSVEEKRVWTHHIKRLILENHHATIPQKAKEAILEMDLFYPPGLPRCSPERLKKSWSCQPLGDTATEPLQGRRQSEPFQHQGHTETLLERLQGHGGRRQSGVDHGRDQGARGADELGDTGMMPLSPPLPPEPTKHNLWHLGEQGLKVRPGVVGWGAQSLQPWHGALSPALTPTQNTGSDGALLEVGEPRQHPRAWAAVEGMVAEEEEEEEEETLGKDCQEELPGSGDLLLEPQEEQAGEHPWVLEGPKRPSSWGPGSCEKVSATPRPPPRSAQGPSSHTPNSSAGEHPKVPKSPSLVGTLALPSGDREPEHAAEDLQVLSSEEEEEEEEREGAASILPPSVLDQASVIAERFGGGSSLSRRSSLALEGTLGRTPSHGGSTLSLDGGPQLESAEPGESRSAIPSPEPFIRARRESLLSNRDRLLLDKIKSYYGHAEHRDAGFGVRRRESLSFIPKGLVRSSVCRLNGLPRPPESPEPPTQPEAPELCQENGAQPPEPLLILEDDDVGTAVSPPGPPPQLLLTPPHLGTKVYQLARQYSLRIKSRRAGTRRPPLPPQEDGDPPPSTPSLAVPQDEALVASPSPRAPRSPSSPVGTEPFAWPDVRELRARFGAPRPPLVSRSRSAPEGPGRGGRPAGKERGSGRSRSAEANGGSNTPSPAPARYSSDGALWVAAEAPLGPGQRVLVLERLPEPPAYVQIRSPTTREKICLKAVVERCKAYQASEEYRRRCPETPGSPEPLRHGLVRDLRQKFQTLDAAS